A single window of Balaenoptera ricei isolate mBalRic1 chromosome 15, mBalRic1.hap2, whole genome shotgun sequence DNA harbors:
- the TMC7 gene encoding transmembrane channel-like protein 7 isoform X3 — MADLRHSSLRYELRADLEEERIRQKIAERTSEETIRIYSLRLFLNCIVLAVLAACFYAIYRATIFSQEHMRKEIDKMVFGENLLILYLPSIVITLANFITPIIFAKIIHYEDYSPGFEIRLTILRCVFMRLATICVLVFTLGSEITSCDNYSCELCGYNQKLYPCWETQVGQEMYKLMIFDLIIILAVTLFVDFPRKFLVTYCSSWKLFRCWGQQEFAIPDNVLGIVYGQTICWMGAFFSPLLPAVATLKFIIIFYVKEISLLYTCRPSPRQFRASNSNFFFLLVLLIGLCLAIIPLTISMTRIPSSKACGPFTNFNTTWEVIPKMVSTFPSSLQSLVHGITSEAFAVPFFMIICLVMFYFIALAGAHQRVVVQLREQLSLESRDKRYLIQKLTEAQRDMRNRLD; from the exons ATGGCGGACCTGAGGCACAGCAGCCTGCGCTACGAGCTCCGA GCAGATCTGGAGGAAGAAAGAATACGGCAGAAAATAGCAGAAAGGACCTCAGAAGAAACGATACGGATTTACTCTTTGAGACTGTTTTTGAACTGTATCGTGCTGGCCGTTTTAGCGGCATGCTTTTATGCAATCTATAGAGCGACTATATTCTCTCAAGAACACATGAGAAAA GAAATTGACAAGATGGTTTTTGGAGAGAACCTCTTGATATTGTACCTGCCTTCTATTGTGATCACGCTGGCCAATTTTATCACCCCAATAATCTTTGCCAAGATCATCCACTATGAGGATTATTCCCCAGGCTTTGAGATCCGGCTGACAATCCTTAG GTGTGTCTTTATGCGGCTGGCCACCATCTGTGTGTTGGTGTTCACTCTGGGCTCCGAGATTACATCCTGCGATAACTACTCGTGTGAGCTCTGCGGCTACAACCAGAAACTCTACCCG TGCTGGGAGACCCAAGTTGGGCAGGAAATGTACAAGCTGATGATCTTTGACCTCATCATCATCTTGGCTGTGACACTCTTTGTGGATTTTCCTAGAAA GTTCCTGGTGACCTACTGTTCCTCTTGGAAGCTGTTTCGGTGCTGGGGACAGCAGGAGTTTGCTATCCCTGATAATGTTCTAGGGATCGTTTATGGGCAAACCATTTGCTGGATGGGAGCCTTCTTCTCACCCCTTCTTCCTGCAGTTGCAACGTTGAAGTTCATTATCATCTTTTACGTGAAGGAG ATAAGTCTTCTTTACACCTGCAGACCCTCTCCAAGGCAGTTCAGAGCATCTAATTctaatttcttcttcctgttggtgTTGCTGATTGGGCTGTGCTTGGCAATAATACCTCTGACAATCAGCATGACACG TATCCCTTCCTCCAAAGCCTGTGGGCCCTTCACCAACTTCAACACCACCTGGGAGGTGATCCCCAAGATGGTGAGCACCTTCCCCAGCTCGCTGCAGTCTCTGGTCCATGGCATCACGTCGGAAGCCTTCGCAGTGCCTTTCTTCATGATCATCTG TCTCGTTATGTTCTACTTCATCGCCCTAGCAGGAGCGCACCAGCGGGTGGTCGTCCAGCTCCGAGAGCAGCTGTCCCTG GAAAGTCGGGACAAGCGTTATCTAATCCAGAAACTAACAGAAGCCCAGAGGGATATGAGGAACCGGCTAGACTGA